The Plasmodium brasilianum strain Bolivian I chromosome 14, whole genome shotgun sequence genome contains a region encoding:
- a CDS encoding hypothetical protein (conserved Plasmodium protein), protein MLSNAKKINYLKKILYREKGKKKKRNFNNCKKVYYNNIYSEKVSFSYKNKRLIQIIELYKKERSIFFINHHLNIKKWNTGKELPIGSGNIKSLILHHSDKNSKSFNNEDGTNGASSNSDVHTCVRSYIKRHDYIDDKSHKDDKDDYRYTAKKLNCFMNAPSCPKVKVDTNMPVKEIKNNYINKLSNEQNEPDMCNYTNVHEGKKKKIIKKKKKKELFHSADKNAYLLWAQGQYAALREKKSIIAVEKYAEQCERSENERNKLIIKYEMRNVNNLMTILTKCQEYNYVDHTLYDDIYSLLLLYLCREKNIDLKGLIEISLIFIKLNYINEEYFNYLFLHILSLHILSNDDLVPILRILSSIKKISILHVLFLYKSNFMLVHRLYSFSLYQLYNILNCYLKIYKHMCILKEHEQCAGKNDPHFCKISDNIRSGEKINSDDFVAFYKLNFEKEGDEQTIIKKKKNSIDFLFFLIDCLNRKKITIENISRIVNTYDCLQEPFFSYIKKKIGNFFLKKVKSEYVLYNRDERKCLYKVRDCILQKIQKESKNKETGKNEGYPLKINRTDSHIEKGDLYRSSVNSPIVLENNILRSKSAYCGIKNSEIIQLKLIKKLKRKISARVFIPFIMILDNGGYRVSGGAVRGVCRTGYGSTASRAHENACISGSNLYDFFYYNYKHMNLMFDPKNLVITLSCFSKKCRILSDEVLNMLTDLIKKKINYFNHEQIIDIMNSFSNIRNDKISNGIFNFLARFLFDNNKIIYLKDRHINILLNVLIKKKYFINEDVIHFICNFVVNHKPYYKNFKNIYIYFFFHFHFNKLNDHFLNSMYYSLLSKKSPISNFENLNKAFSCTLVLSSNVKYQKKIFELIGTSVLCILKKINLESNTICPKYLKSIVDFIFYFNSSITKEVYKGYESGLKKIRKLSQSNGTIHFIHNTIYCKKMKRGSNYNSCRIGGRVEKKKKKMLLYYCTNSYNNIYYMTASFDVRIFILIKKIFDKIFKQEKCTTISSEYIILLIKTMSNLSELQKKIMHIKKSYTYFYINQKWISKKNKFTNCYFLKIINEIRNNILLFLHDADKEKIFFSNICMLRSNYIFEYLNNEEPICSYIRKSIDEIKKKKKVSTSHVILLMYFLSAYKIDEIILTNRSIKLKENCSNQGGRRAELEKLERSLIEAFLEVNKLKNTEDKREELISFIYNEKKRKKSRVKNVIKNFLLTYKFTDYNYLAKFQYKKNVYMNRIFNKYVEKKMLKRRIKKMDDMAKLNDSFKNINKYNKYLIYIFLKKWKKKKKKYLILKSTSHSGHINENNLIELLLSAIMVSIRYVIGNQNSNNHFSLYEKLIIFVLNQMILLKKPKIVNINYHIYFKLILCINALKYMFHKLFRNYFYILMYWKKVIGKNIGNEKTLRNYLDYVKSEAINEKEKLNIVSMSTNREDSINRIPQSCTRDNISLNEKIKNSKINVHNCSFLNLLDYPCISQTRYNYKLRENKYPSFENKFYFKNYSCYKNIVHHNIYEQFRFLQNNSHTLYLYIMYLKKRLMKKSNQQKRKKKKRNFKDKINLKCNKNKSILFKNNFKILDVKKIEFFHNHIIQVDTYKNDNTNVNTHFFFIYSSFNVNTIIADNINNSTQTKKNKEQTFFKREFSLTLFLAQIILHKKYLTGFNLIPICYDELNNIHSKKSLYIYLSTKLQS, encoded by the exons ATGCTTAGCAATgcgaagaaaataaattatttaaaaaaaatcctatatagagaaaaaggaaaaaaaaaaaaaagaaattttaataattgcAAAAAAGTTTATTACAACAATATATACAGCGAAAAGGtatctttttcatataaaaataagagactaatacaaataatagaattatataaaaaagaaagaagtattttttttattaatcatcatttgaatattaaaaaatggaacaCAGGGAAGGAGTTACCCATCGGAAGTGGCAACATAAAAAGCCTAATTCTACATCACTCTGACAAGAATAGTAAAAGTTTTAACAATGAGGATGGAACTAACGGAGCGAGCAGTAATAGTGATGTACATACGTGTGTGAGATCTTACATCAAAAGACATGATTATATAGATGATAAAAGTCATAAAGATGATAAAGATGATTATAGGTATACGGCAAAAAAGCTGAATTGCTTTATGAATGCACCATCTTGTCCAAAAGTGAAGGTAGATACAAATATGCCagtaaaagaaattaaaaataattatatcaaTAAGCTTAGTAATGAGCAAAATGAACCGGATATGTGTAATTATACTAATGTGCATgagggaaagaaaaaaaaaataataaaaaaaaaaaaaaaaaaagagctaTTTCATAGTGCGGACAAAAATGCATATCTCCTGTGGGCACAAGGACAGTACGCCGCtttaagggaaaaaaaaagcatcaTTGCTGTAGAGAAGTATGCAGAACAATGTGAACGAAgtgaaaatgaaagaaacaagttaattataaaatatgaaatgaGAAATGTAAATAACTTAATGACGATATTAACGAAATGTCAAGAGTACAACTATGTAGACCATACGTTATATGATGATATATATAgccttttattattatatttatgtagggagaaaaatatagattTAAAAGGATTAATAGAAATTTCGCTTATCTTTATCAAATTAAACTATATTAATGaggaatattttaattaccTATTTTTACATATCTTAAGTTTGCATATCTTATCAAATGATGACTTAGTACCAATCCTCCGCATACTTTCTTCTATTAAAAAGATAAGCATTTTgcatgttttatttttatataaaagtaatttcATGCTTGTACATAGGTTGTATTCGTTTTCTCTTTATCAGTTGTATAACATACTAAactgttatttaaaaatatataaacatatgtgcATTTTGAAAGAGCATGAACAATGTGCAGGTAAAAATGATCCacatttttgcaaaatttcTGACAATATTAGGAGCggtgaaaaaataaactccGATGATTTTGTAGctttttataaattgaaTTTTGAAAAGGAAGGAGATGAACAGAcaataataaagaagaaaaaaaattccattgattttttattttttcttatagaTTGCTTgaataggaaaaaaattacgaTAGAAAACATAAGCAGGATTGTAAATACGTATGATTGTCTTCAGgagccttttttttcttatattaagaaaaagattggaaatttttttttgaaaaaagtaaaaagcgAATATGTCTTATATAACAGGGATGAAAGGAAGTGCTTATACAAAGTAAGAGATtgtatattacaaaaaattcaaaaagagagtaaaaacaaagagacaggaaaaaatgaaggatACCCTTTGAAAATAAACAGAACAGATAGTCATATAGAAAAAGGCGATTTATATAGGAGTAGCGTAAACTCCCCTATTGTTCTcgaaaacaatatattaagGAGTAAATCAGCTTATTGTGGGATAAAGAATTCGGAAATTATTCaactaaaattaattaaaaagttgaaaagaaaaataagcgCCAGGGTATTCATACCCTTTATAATGATACTCGACAATGGTGGCTACAGGGTTAGCGGAGGGGCGGTAAGAGGCGTATGCAGAACTGGATACGGCAGCACAGCTAGTAGAGCCCACGAAAACGCATGCATAAGTGGAAGTAATCTGTACGACTTCTTCTACTACAACTACAAACACATGAATTTAATGTTTGACCCGAAAAATTTGGTGATAACATTGAGCTGTTTTTCTAAGAAATGCAGAATTTTGAGCGATGAAGTTCTGAACATGTTAACTGActtgattaaaaaaaaaataaattattttaaccATGAACAAATTATAGATATAATGAACAGTTTTTCGAATAtaagaaatgataaaatatcaaatggtatttttaattttttggctaggtttttatttgataataataaaataatttatttgaaagATAGGCACATCAATATTTTACTGAAcgtgttaataaaaaaaaagtattttataaatgaagacgtaattcattttatatgcaATTTTGTTGTAAATCATAAACcctattataaaaattttaagaacatttatatttattttttttttcatttccactttaataaattaaatgatcattttttaaattcaatgTATTATTCTCTTCTTAGTAAAAAAAGTCCTATTAGCAATTTTGAAAACTTAAATAAAGCTTTTTCATGCACATTAGTATTGTCAAGTAATGTAAAAtatcaaaagaaaatttttgaaCTAATTGGTACCTCTGTATTGtgcattttgaaaaaaattaacttagAAAGTAACACCATATGCccaaaatatttgaaaagtattgttgattttattttttattttaatagttCAATAACGAAAGAGGTTTATAAGGGGTATGAAAGtggtttaaaaaaaataagaaaattatctCAATCAAATGGCactattcattttattcataatacaatatactgcaaaaaaatgaagagagGAAGTAATTATAACTCGTGTAGAATAGGGGGGAGagtggaaaagaaaaaaaaaaagatgctACTTTACTATTGCACCAACTCTTACAATAACATATACTATATGACTGCTTCGTTCGATGTGagaatattcattttaattaaaaaaatttttgacaaaatttttaaacagGAAAAATGCACAACCATCAGCAGCGAATACATTATTCTTTTGATAAAAACAATGTCTAACTTAAGTgaattacagaaaaaaattatgcatataaagAAAAGCTACACCTATTTCTACATAAACCAAAAATGGATTAGTAAGAAGAACAAATTTACAAattgctattttttaaaaataattaatgaaattagAAACAATATTTTGCTGTTCTTACACGACGctgataaagaaaaaatatttttttccaataTTTGTATGTTAAGAAGTAACTACATATTTGAGTACCTCAATAACGAAGAACccatatgttcatatattcgGAAAAGCAtagatgaaataaaaaaaaaaaaaaaagttagtACATCTCATGTTATTTTGctcatgtattttttaagtgcttataaaattgatgaaataattttaactaACAGAAGCATAAAATTGAAAGAGAATTGTTCTAATCAGGGTGGACGGCGAGCAG aGCTGGAAAAGTTAGAGAGAAGCCTGATAGAAGCCTTTTTGGAGGTCAACAAGTTGAAAAACACTGAAGACAAAAGAGAGGAGTTAATTTCGTTTATTTATAacgagaaaaaaagaaaaaaatctAGAGTAAAGAAtgtgataaaaaattttcttttaacgTATAAATTTACAGATTATAACTACTTAGCAAAAtttcaatataaaaaaaatgtgtacatgaacagaatatttaataaatatgtggaaaaaaaaatgctaaaaagaagaataaaaaaaatggatgatATGGCTAAGTTAAATgatagttttaaaaatataaataaatataataaatatttaatatatatatttctgaaaaaatggaagaaaaaaaaaaaaaaatatttaatactcAAGTCTACTAGCCATTCTGgacatataaatgaaaataatttaattgagTTATTGCTTAGTGCTATTATGGTATCCATCAGATATGTTATAGGTAACCAAAACAGCAACAatcatttttctctttatgaaaaattaatcatATTCGTATTAAACCAAAtgatacttttaaaaaaacccAAAATAGTTAACAttaattatcatatatattttaaactcATCTTATGTATTAATGCTCTGAAATATATGTTTCATAAGTTGTTtcgaaattatttttatattttaatgtattggaaaaaagtaattggcaaaaatataggaaatgaaaaaactcTTCGGAATTATTTGGATTATGTAAAAAGTGAAGCAATAAATGAGAAAGAAAAGTTAAACATTGTGAGTATGTCCACAAATCGGGAGGACAGCATAAACAGAATTCCACAAAGTTGCACACGtgataatatttcattaaacgaaaaaataaaaaatagtaaaattaatgtacataattgttctttcttaaatttattaGATTATCCATGTATTTCCCAAACAAGAtacaattataaattaagagaaaataaatatccatcttttgaaaataaattttatttcaaaaattatagttGCTATAAGAATATTGTtcatcataatatttatgaacagttccggtttttacaaaataactCTCATACACTTTACTTGTATATCATGTATTTAAAGAAAAGGTTAATGAAAAAGAGTAAtcaacaaaaaaggaaaaaaaaaaaaagaaattttaaagataaaataaaccTAAAgtgtaacaaaaataaaagcatattattcaaaaataattttaaaatacttgatgtgaaaaaaatagaattttttcataatcatATAATACAGGTTGACACATATAAAAACGACAATACAAATGTCAACacccattttttctttatatattcctCCTTTAACGTGAACACAATAATAGcagataatataaataacagtacgcaaaccaaaaaaaacaaggaacaaacattttttaaaagagagTTCTCTTTAACATTGTTTTTAGCACAAATCATTTTACACAAGAAGTACCTGACTGG GTTTAATTTAATTCCCATATGCTATGATGAGCTAAACAACATTCATAGTAAAAAAtccctttatatatatttatcaacAAAACTGCAAAGTTGA
- a CDS encoding isoleucine--tRNA ligase: protein MIENAKFAVIIFLVFEILSYNKYTSLFIKKKNSVLFYKNEFSFPRKNVKLTQFINTTKCKSEHVNKLNERKNERKNERKNEHKNEHKNEHKNECKNEHKNECKNFIKDVIKKSINLPVQLLPTTYNSFDRQKYVQHFWHSEGVYEKRNLINVKKCVYDDKKNKMNEIKSIENGGSLFESREETLINNLFKQIKITTNLKKEASLMQYISREYVKKGNYKNEENNYKYKNKLDLIINDTNEKKMYIEKNTTKIILKLYDKVRKKIKIIHDGPPYANNDIHIGHVLNKIIKDIYLKFLLLKNYVVMLIHGFDTHGLPIEYNVMKLLKISKVDDLNLDTYSLKNCICGRIILNADTSALLQLSKQLGKKKKIINENEQKRQEKRQQQQEQIPLMRSLYHKVDCIRRDNALQKKINYFKNLCKLYSSYFINEQFMSLVSYGIWGHWKYSYVTFYKLYEQMQYKVFQSLLKHKYIYMSNRPIYHSYATKTVLSDSEIIYKKRTSNSFYFFYSFMNIGDKIVLHILKEYKENKLIKEIIQLNEEETQFYLTNFHSIMEYMGFKKNLTNTNSDINYYLCRLKNKIINKLKSSLKILVFTTQMHTIFNNKCLLIHKEYLYRIIKIKFENLQCLFFLISDKSFDTFYDYLKKYYSKKEKIIEVKTITILKGNNFTSCTYLNFINKQENNFVFLSTNEIEESFGSGIVHVAPSHGFTDYNVYYRNNELKKVYLDESYYEDIKGGHISDLDRGGSHHGTSYGNLHSEVRMAGRLSPERVQDNSEEKINIFKKCSKNVPNISGNAKKEEEKNNFSFDVINQNVMDENDDLKNEYKEIITNNCKRNNHFIQQYEDTDRYNLIQKRLEEMDKININQQDIHLLFFYSFYDNILFYFPYEHSYTYDWRSHTSVHIKSLLQIYVDIEKIKKNIFFKNIKKINFVNKNVKNSLIKTIKDRNEWCISRQKYWGLNIPLKDIHIKKDQKIKFNEQIMDVWFDSSISYLYSLYMCKHILFNNYFKKIILSLKRGGTYPSKLDGKKKWSLQKCKTNKRNSTDNSCFPFNIYNIYEEIMKTNSRFYHSVNSRENALLKNIMEKKKTFDPGWFQSFFFIYFTLNLIKGKKEKVTCWKNYLPIKNVIVHNYVVDRNNIKMSKSLNNVISPRELFGQGSGKKIVFVKHSNSANSSNKSDNSSNSHNSNNSSNSHNSNNSSNSHNSNNSSNSHNSNNSSNSHNSNNSTFVEEQTEGTNEKGATNYRNRNCSDERDKHNSQMCKAEKEANHILGDKYCKNSTAKIVDMNEKYGNYINSENDEIDDNHINDKHNENDDDRDSDNNNDHKDKNNHNDNYDKCSGVTKKREKKNDIGKSFNADIVRLWLCCKNFVNRNISISYDILENINKYVYLKIYNTLKFLLNNIYDLNFADKKLKFSEIQIMDKFILYKKDKLIKHSLKAYNKFQLQLLIKYMLNFIYRDLAIYIDYSKDRLYIHKKDSINRKNCQIIFYKILIDILKILSPITPHLCEDVYSTLHSLKNGKADKKNGTTVKKIVSQDVEQNFKQNVEQNVEQNVEQNVEQKDGKKKAKSIFLLPFPMFHNYKEINLDILFLIKYYIHKQLRAHVANSLQALVYIYSEDNDLISLLRSFLKTHDPLAAFNNYDDLRFLFNVSNIFICDKLMYIQKVDTKYKTYKIPLCYSKHNEEAKKNVGDFFQTGQKQNFEDLINFDESTKHAYINIGIKKSESKRCSRCWMYGTVHSFEGEFFCPRCLDVIKSYYN from the exons ATGATtgaaaatgcaaaatttgctgtaataatatttcttgtATTCGAAATActatcatataataaatacacgtctttatttattaaaaaaaagaattctgttttattttataaaaacgaATTCTCATTTCCTaggaaaaatgtaaaattaacaCAGTTTATAAATACTACAAAATGTAAATCCGAACATGTAAATAAACTAAACGAGCGTAAAAACGAGCGTAAAAACGAGCGTAAAAACGAGCATAAAAACGAACACAAAAACGAACATAAAAACGAATGTAAAAACGAACATAAAAACGAATGTAAAAACTTTATTAAAGATGTAATTAAAAAGTCGATAAACTTACCCGTCCAACTGCTCCCAACAACGTACAACAGCTTTGACAG gcAAAAATATGTTCAGCATTTTTGGCACAGTGAAGGGGTGTACGAGAAGAGAAATTtgataaatgtaaaaaaatgtgtatacgatgacaagaaaaataaaatgaatgaaataaaatcCATAGAGAATGGAGGGAGCTTGTTTGAGAGTAGAGAAGAAACATTAATAAACAATTTGTTTAAACAGATTAAAATTACaactaatttaaaaaaagaagctaGTCTCATGCAATATATTTCACGTGAGTACGTAAAAAAAGGGAACTACAAAAATGAGGAGAATAACTACAAGTATAAGAACAAGTTAGatctaataataaatgatacgaatgaaaagaaaatgtatataGAGAAAAACACTACAAAGATTATACTCAAACTGTATGATAAAgtacgtaaaaaaataaaaattatacatgaTGGACCCCCATATGCAAATAACGATATACACATTGGACATGTATTAAATaagataataaaagatatatatttaaaatttcttttattaaaaaattatgtagtAATGTTAATACATGGTTTTGACACCCATGGTCTACCTATTGAATACAACGTAATGaaattactaaaaataaGCAAAGTTGATGATTTAAATTTAGATAcgtattcattaaaaaattgtatttgtGGGAGAATTATTCTTAATGCAGATACCAGCGCCTTACTCCAGTTGAGTAAACAGctggggaaaaaaaaaaaaataataaatgaaaacgaACAGAAACGGCAGGAAAAGCGGCAGCAACAGCAAGAACAAATCCCCTTAATGCGCAGTTTATACCATAAAGTGGATTGCATTCGGAGGGATAATGCTCTACAAAAGAAGATAAattactttaaaaatttgtgtAAATTATActcttcttattttattaatgaacAGTTCATGTCCTTAGTTTCATATGGAATATGGGGTCATTGGAAATACTCGTATGTAACCTTCTACAAACTGTATGAACAAATGCAGTATAAAGTTTTCCAGAGCCTTTTAAAGCAC AAATACATTTACATGAGCAACAGACCAATATACCATAGCTATGCAACAAAGACAGTGCTCTCGGATAGCgaaataatttacaaaaaaaggacgagcaattctttttattttttttatagcttCATGAATATAGGAGATAAAATAGTGTTACACATTTTAAAAGAGtacaaagaaaataaattaattaaagaaattattcAACTGAATGAAGAAGAAACACAATTTTACTTGACCAATTTTCACTCTATTATGGAATATATgggttttaaaaaaaatcttaCCAATACTAATAGTGacataaattattacttGTGCaggttaaaaaataaaataataaataaattaaagtcAAGTCTTAAAATATTAGTTTTCACAACGCAAATGCATACCatttttaacaataaatGTTTGTTAATACATAAGGAATATTTATacagaattataaaaataaaatttgaaaatttacagtgtcttttttttcttataagtGACAAGTCGTTTGACACTTTTTAtgattatttaaagaaatattattctaaaaaagagaaaataatcGAAGTAAAAACTATTACTATACTCAAGGGCAATAACTTCACCTCGTGCACATaccttaattttattaacaagcaagaaaataattttgtgtTTCTTTCAACAAATGAGATTGAAGAATCTTTCGGGTCAGGCATTGTGCATGTAGCTCCATCGCACGGATTTACCGATTACAACGTGTATTACAGAAATAATGAGTTGAAAAAGGTTTATTTAGACGAGTCGTACTATGAGGATATTAAAGGGGGGCATATCAGTGATTTAGACAGAGGTGGCTCCCACCACGGAACTAGCTATGGTAATCTCCATAGCGAAGTACGAATGGCTGGAAGGCTTTCGCCTGAACGCGTTCAGGATAATTCAgaagagaaaataaacattttcaaAAAGTGCAGCAAAAATGTGCCAAATATTTCTGGCAATGCAAAGAAGGAGGAAGAAAAGAACAACTTTTCGTTTGATGTGATTAATCAAAATGTAATGGATGAAAATGACGATTTGAAGaatgaatataaagaaattattacaaataattgtaaaaggaataatcattttattcAACAGTATGAAGATACGGATCGGTATaatttaatacaaaaaagatTAGAGGAGatggataaaataaatattaatcaacaggatattcatttattatttttttactctttttatgataatattcttttttattttccttatgaacattcatatacatatgactGGAGATCTCATACCAGTGTGCACATCAAATCTTTGCTGCAAATATATGTGGAcatagagaaaataaaaaaaaatatattttttaaaaatattaaaaagataaattttgtaaataaaaatgtgaaaaacaGTTTAATAAAAACTATTAAAGATCGAAATGAATGGTGTATAAGTAGACAAAAATATTGGGGATTAAATATACCTTTAaaagatatacatataaaaaaggatcagaaaataaaatttaatgaacaaataatGGATGTATGGTTTGATTCGTCCATTTCGTATCTATACAGTTTGTACATGTGTAAGCATATTTTATTCAAtaactattttaaaaaaattattttatcccTAAAAAGGGGAGGAACATACCCCAGTAAACttgatggaaaaaaaaaatggtctctacaaaaatgtaaaacaaaCAAGAGGAACAGTACGGATAATAGCTGTTTtccatttaatatatataatatatacgaGGAAATTATGAAAACGAATAGCCGCTTCTACCATTCAGTTAATTCGAGGGAAAATGctttacttaaaaatattatggaaaaaaagaaaacatttgACCC AGGGTGGTTTCAGTCcttcttctttatttattttactttaaatttaataaaagggaaaaaagagaaagttACTTGTTGGAAGAATTATTTGCCTATTAAAAATGTCattgttcataattatgTAGTTGATAGGaataacattaaaatgaGCAAAAGTTTAAATAACGTTATATCACCAAGAGAGTTATTCGGACAAGGAAGCgggaaaaaaatagtatttgTAAAACATTCAAACAGTGCAAATAGTTCTAATAAGTCGGATAATTCTAGTAATTCGCATAACTCGAATAATTCTAGTAATTCGCATAACTCGAATAATTCTAGTAATTCGCATAACTCGAATAATTCTAGTAATTCGCATAACTCGAATAATTCTAGTAATTCGCATAATTCGAATAATTCCACCTTTGTTGAAGAACAGACGGAGggaacaaatgaaaaaggagCTACAAATTATAGAAATAGGAACTGTAGTGATGAGAGGGACAAACATAACAGCCAGATGTGCAAGGCAGAAAAGGAGGCAAATCATATACTGGGGGATAAATATTGCAAAAACAGCACTGCCAAAATTGTTGAcatgaatgaaaaatatggaaattaTATCAACAgtgaaaatgatgaaattgATGACAATCATATCAATGATAAGCACAATGAAAATGATGATGATAGGGATAGTGATAACAATAATGACCATAAGGATAAGAACAACCATAATGATAATTATGACAAGTGCTCTGgtgtaacaaaaaaaagagagaaaaagAATGACATTGGTAAAAGCTTTAACGCAGATATCGTTCGACTGTGGTTATGCTGTAAGAATTTTGTAAACAGAAATATATCGATTAGTTACGATATACTagagaatataaataaatatgtatacttaaaaatatataacacactaaaatttttattgaacaatatatatgatttaaattttgctgataaaaaattaaaatttagcGAAATTCAAATTATGGACaagtttatattatataaaaaagataagctAATTAAGCATTCGTTAAAGgcttataataaatttcagTTACAATtacttattaaatatatgttaaattttatatatagagaTTTAGCcatatatatagattatAGTAAGGACAGactgtatatacataaaaaggaTTCGATAAACAGAAAAAACTGccaaatcattttttataaaattttgattGACATTTTGAAAATACTATCTCCTATAACACCACATTTGTGCGAAGATGTATATAGCACGCTTCACAGTTTAAAAAATGGCAAAgctgataaaaaaaatggtacgACTGTGAAGAAAATTGTAAGTCAAGATGTTGAACAGAATTTTAAACAGAACGTTGAACAGAATGTTGAACAGAATGTTGAACAGAATGTTGAACAAAAGGATGGTAAGAAAAAGGCGAAATCCATCTTTTTACTTCCATTTCCGATGTTTCAcaattataaagaaataaatttagatattttatttttaataaaatactaCATTCATAAACAGCTGAGGGCCCACGTGGCAAATTCATTACAAGCATTAGTTTACATTTATTCTGAAGATAACGATTTAATTAGTTTGTTAAGatcctttttaaaaacacATGACCCATTGGCAgcttttaataattatgatgaTCTGCGTTTTCTATTTAATGTAtctaacatatttatatgtgacaaattaatgtatatacaaaagGTAGacacaaaatataaaacgtATAAAATACCATTGTGTTATAGTAAGCATAATGAGGAGgcgaaaaaaaatgtaggCGATTTTTTTCAAACAGGCCAAAAACAGAATTTCGAAGACTTGATAAATTTTGATGAAAGTACCAAACATGCTTACATTAATATAGGGATAAAGAAATCCGAGTCCAAGAGGTGTTCCAG GTGCTGGATGTACGGTACGGTGCACTCGTTTGAAGGAGAATTCTTTTGCCCAAGGTGCCTTGATGTTATTAAGTCGTATtataactaa